The segment TACAAAAGGTGTTTTTGAGTGATGCCAGAATTGTCATCTTTAATAGGTTCTTTCTTTGCAGTACACGAAACCAGGAGAGCAAACATGATTAATAGGCAAAGAAAGTGTTTCATGGTTTTGTATTTAACGAAGGCCCTTGATCAATTCTTCCAAAAGGTTTTGCGCAGCAAGTTGGGGGGTAATTTCTTTGTTCAGCACCTTTAGCTCATTCTTTTTTAATTGTTCAAGGTATTGAGGTGATTTTTGAATTCGCATTTTAAGAAGTTGATCGAAGCACTCACGCATCCACTCCACTTGCTGTTGCCTGCGCATGGAATCGAAGTGACCATTTTTTGTCAAGGTGTGTTTAAATTCCAAGAGGATGTTCCAAAGGGCATCAATACCCTCTCCGGCAATGGCCGAACAGGTTACAACACGCGGTATCCATTCTGTTTCGTTGCGTTGAAGCAGGTGCAAGGCGTGTTGGTATTCGGCCTGTGCTTCGGCAGCCTTTCTTTTATTGTCACCATCGGCTTTGGTAATGGCAATTGTATCGGCCATTTCCATAATGCCTTTCTTTATGCCTTGCAATTCGTCTCCGGCCCCGGCCAGCATCAGCAGCAGAAAAAAATCAACCGATTTTTTTACAGTTGTTTCGGATTGACCAACGCCAACAGTTTCAACCAGCATTACTTCAAAGCCGGCCGCTTCGCATAGGTGAATAGCTTCGCGCGTTCGGTGGGTTATTCCCCCCAGGGCCTCACCTGATGACGATGGTCGGATAAATGCCAGCGGGTTTTTGGCCAAATCTTCCATCCGTGTTTTGTCGCCTAAAATGCTGCCCTTGGTCAGTGGGCTGCTTGGGTCAACGGTAAGCACGGCAATTTTCTTTTTCAGCGTGCCGGTAACATACTTTCCAAAGGCTTCAATAAATGTACTTTTCCCAACGCCCGGAACACCGGTGATGCCCACCCTGATGGAGTTGCCTGTTTTAGACAGCACCTCCTCCAAAAGACGATCGGCCAATGCACGATCGGACGGAAGTTCACTTTCAACCAGGGTAATGGCTTTCGCCAGCACTACCCGGTCACCCTGAAGTATTCCATTTACATATTCTTGCAGGTCAAGCCGGGCTTTCAAGGTATATTGATTTATGAATAAGTGGTTAAATTTCTAAATTTACCTGATACCAAACCCCCTCATGAATAAATATTTCTGGATTGATGCCGCAATAGCCACCTTGTTTATCTTCCTGTTGATGGGAGGAATCTACAGGTTAACACAACTTAGGCTATTTGATGCGTTTGATTCGATTGGCCAGGCGTTGGCCGATGTGGAATTGACGGATTATGTCTTTTCACAGCTTCGAGAAGATCCTCCTCTTGACACGAACATTGTTGTAGTAAACATTGGTGAACTGAGCAGGAGACAAGTAGCCGAACAAATCCGGATAATCAGTCAGCACAAACCTAAAGTAATTGGTATCGATGGCTTCTACAATTGCCAGGGACTTCCGCGCGACACTGTATTTTGCCCTCCGCTAAAGGATTCAATCGGTAATATTATGCTTAGTGATGCCATAAAAGAAGCCGGAAATGTTGTATTGGTGAGCAAGTTGCTTAAGTCTTTAGCCTTAAGCCGGCAAGATGTTGAAGATGTTTATGATTCGTTAGAGGTGTCTGATCCACTTTTTACGGATGTAATGTTTGCCGAAGGGTACGCCAGTTTAGAAACGGAGGCGGCCTATCAGGACGATGTTAAAACCTGCAGAACCTTTAATCCTAAAATGGAAGTAAACGGAAAGGAACATTTTGCTTTTGCGGTGCAAATGGCTTTGATCTACGATTCTGCCCGAACAAAAAAATTTTTGCAGCGAGATAATTTTTCAGAAGTAATCAACTACCGCGGAAATATTGCCGACTTTTTTGGGCAAACAAAATACCCACAGGTTTTTTATACGCTGGATGTAGATGATGTTTTTACCGAAAACTTTTTGCCCTCCATGATCGAAGGAAAAGTGGTCATCTTTGGTTTCCTGGGAAAGGAGTTCGGAGATCCTTCCTGGAGCGATAAGTTTTTTACTCCGTTAAACCTCAAAATGGCCGGCAAAGCCAATCCCGATATGTTTGGGGTGGTAGTGCATGCCAATATTGTATCCATGATCCTTAACGAGGATTATGTAGACACCATGGATGAGTGGCAGGAGTGGCTTTTGGCCATTGTTTTGTGCTACTTAAACGTGGCATTATTTTCGCTAATCTACATCAAGTTGCCCGACTGGTATGATGGTATAACCAAGCTGATACAGGTTGCTGAACTTGTGATTTTAACGTTGATTATGGTGGAGGTTTTTGACTTGTTTAGCTATAAGTTCGATACCACGATTACCCTGGCGGCTATAGCCTTGGTTGGAGACTCCTATGAAATTTATATGGGGGTTATTAAAAATTCCGCCAAACGGTTGAAAAACAAATGGTTTACCAAAGGCGAGCCTCAGGTATAAACCCTCGATAGTTAATAAATTCGTACATTTAACCCTCTAATAAAAAGTTTACAGTTATGAAAATGTTAAGAATAGTAATCGTTTTAGGCTTGATCGCATACATGGGTGATGGCTATTCGCAAGACGTTGCTTTTAAGGTAATGGCTAATAAAGGCACAAACGAAGTTAAGTCGGGCGATTCATGGCAACCCATAAAAACAGGTGCCAGCCTTAAACTTGGCGATGAGTTAAAGTTAGCAGATAACGGCTACCTTGGTTTGATACACGTTACCGGAAAACCTGTGGAAGTTAAAAAGGCTGGACCTTACAAAGTGGCCGATCTGGCAGCTGAAGTAAAAGGTGGATCAAGTGCCTTAAACAAGTACACCGATTTTATTTTAAGCAGCAACTCTGATGACAAAAAAGGTAAACTGGGTGCAACCGGAGCTGTGCACCGTGATATTGCCGAGGCGAAAGCAATCAAGCTAATGCTTCCTGAAAACCAACATTCAGGTGTTTATAACAACGAAGCGGTAATCACCTGGGATGCCAGCAAAGTAAAGGGTCCATACGTTGTAACCCTCAGCAATATGTTCGAAGATCAGTTGGCAAAAATTGAAACCGCTGAGAACAGTATAAAAATTAACCTGAACGATCCGAAATTTGTGAATGAAACAGGAATTTTTGTTGATGTTCGCTCCAAAGCTGACCCTGCCCAATCTTCCAAAATGCATTTGATCAAGAAACTTTCACCGGAAGCGCGCGCAAAAGTACAAAAGTCGTTGAATGAAATTATGGGCGAAGTAAGTGAGCAGACAGCCTTAAATAAATTTATCCTGGCTGGCTTCTATGAAGAACAGGGGCTTTTCATTGATGCCATTGCTGCTTACGAAGAAGCTATTAAGCTTGCCCCGGACGTAACCTATTACCAGGAAACATATAGCGACTTTTTGATCCGCCATGGCCTCAAAAAACCTTAGAACGTAAAATATCCAATTGAAAAGCTGCCCCCACTTATATGGAGCAGCTTTTTCTTTTTAATACAATAGCCTTCTGTTAATTTTAACTGGCCTAAAAACATGATCATGAAAACTACTCGCTTATGTATACTATTGGCAGGACTGTTTGTGCCCGCTATAGTAATGTCGCAATCATATGCCTTTCTGGTTTTGCAAAGCAAGGGGCAAACCGAAGTTAAATCAGGTGAGCAGTGGACGCCCATTAAAGTTGGTTCACAATTAAAAGTATCGGATGAAATAAAAATTTCAGATAATGGTTATTTGGGCCTTTCCCATGCCAGTGGCAGGGCCTTTCAGGTTAAGGAGCCTGGGAGCCACAAAGTTGCCGATCTTGCAGCCAAGGTGGGCAAAGGTTCAAGCGCATTAAATAAGTATACCGACTTTATCCTCAGCAGTGAAGAGGAAAAGAGAAACAAACTGGCTGCTACCGGGGCGGTTCACCGAAATGTAAAAAAGGATATCATGCTAAGCTTGCCTTCCGATGCAGCAAAAGCTGAACTGTTGGGTAATCGCTTCTTTATTGCCTGGACCAACGATGGTTCAAGCTCCTATAAAGTTATTGTTATGGATTTTGGGGAAACGGTGTTGGCAACCTATGAGGTGAGCGAAAACAATTATGCGGTTGATCTTTCTAAAGGCTATGAAAATATCCCATACCTTCTTGTGAAGGTAACTTCTTCCAATGGAAACTCCTCCGATCAATACACAGTAAAAAGATTATCAGGTCATCGTAAGAAGAAGATGTCCGAGTCTGTAGGAGAGTTAGGTGTTTCAGATGAAGGCAACGGACTTGATAAGTTCATACTGGCTTCATTTTTTGAAGAGAAGTTTATGCTCATCGATGCCTTAACGGCATACCAGGAAGCAGCCGCACTGGAACCTGATGTTTACCAGGATGAGTATAAGAAGTTTTTGGATCGTTTCGGTTTTAAAGTGAACTGAGCATTTCACAGACAAACTATACTTTTTTTTAAACTGCCCTTTGGGGTCCCATCGGGTTTTGCCTGGTTTGGCTGAACGGTATATTCTCCTATTTTTGTGAACATCAAAAATGCACATCCATGAGCGTATTAGTGAATAAAAATTCAAGGGTTATAGTCCAGGGCTTCACGGGTTCGGAAGGTACTTTTCATGCCGGCCAAATGATTGAATACGGTACGAACGTGGTAGGTGGAGTTACACCGGCCAAAGGTGGTACCGAACACTTAGGGCGCCCGGTATTTAATACGGTTCAGGAGGCAGTACAAAAAACAGGTGCGGATGTCTCCATCATTTTTGTTCCCCCTGCCTTTGCAGCCGATGCAATTATGGAAGCAGCCGATGCCGGAATTAAGGTAATTATTGCCATAACAGAGGGCATTCCGGTTAAGGACATGATGATCGCCAAAAAGTACATTAAGAGTAAGGACGTTGTATTAATAGGCCCTAACTGCCCGGGCGTAATTACACCGGGTGAAGCAAAAGTTGGCATTATGCCCGGTTTTGTTTTTAAGAAGGGTAAAGTTGGGGTTGTATCAAAGTCCGGAACATTAACGTACGAAGCAGCCGATCAGATTGTGAAGGCTGGTTTAGGCGTTTCAACAGCCATTGGGATTGGTGGTGACCCCATTATTGGTACCCCAACCAAGGAAGCTGTTGAACTGCTGATGAATGATCCGGAAACAGACGCCATTGTGATGATTGGCGAGATTGGTGGTAACTATGAGCCCGTAGCGGCACGCTGGATAAAGGAGACTGGAAATAAAAAGCCTGTAGTAGGGTTTATTGCCGGGCAAACTGCACCCCCGGGAAGAAGAATGGGCCATGCCGGGGCAATTATTGGTGGTGCCGATGACACGGCTGCAGCTAAAATGAAAATTATGCGTGAATGTGGTATTCACGTGGTAGAATCACCTGCAGATATTGGGGAAACTGTTCTTAAAGTTCTAAAAAAATAGTTTTGCTTTAAAAAGCCGACCGGAACTCCCGCTCCAAGTAATTATTAAATTCGCTAACACTTGAAAAGGTAGTGATCTTCTCAGGATGCATGTTGATGTTGTCGTTTTGAAAAATGACCTCTGCACAG is part of the Cyclobacteriaceae bacterium genome and harbors:
- a CDS encoding CHASE2 domain-containing protein; translation: MNKYFWIDAAIATLFIFLLMGGIYRLTQLRLFDAFDSIGQALADVELTDYVFSQLREDPPLDTNIVVVNIGELSRRQVAEQIRIISQHKPKVIGIDGFYNCQGLPRDTVFCPPLKDSIGNIMLSDAIKEAGNVVLVSKLLKSLALSRQDVEDVYDSLEVSDPLFTDVMFAEGYASLETEAAYQDDVKTCRTFNPKMEVNGKEHFAFAVQMALIYDSARTKKFLQRDNFSEVINYRGNIADFFGQTKYPQVFYTLDVDDVFTENFLPSMIEGKVVIFGFLGKEFGDPSWSDKFFTPLNLKMAGKANPDMFGVVVHANIVSMILNEDYVDTMDEWQEWLLAIVLCYLNVALFSLIYIKLPDWYDGITKLIQVAELVILTLIMVEVFDLFSYKFDTTITLAAIALVGDSYEIYMGVIKNSAKRLKNKWFTKGEPQV
- the sucD gene encoding succinate--CoA ligase subunit alpha is translated as MSVLVNKNSRVIVQGFTGSEGTFHAGQMIEYGTNVVGGVTPAKGGTEHLGRPVFNTVQEAVQKTGADVSIIFVPPAFAADAIMEAADAGIKVIIAITEGIPVKDMMIAKKYIKSKDVVLIGPNCPGVITPGEAKVGIMPGFVFKKGKVGVVSKSGTLTYEAADQIVKAGLGVSTAIGIGGDPIIGTPTKEAVELLMNDPETDAIVMIGEIGGNYEPVAARWIKETGNKKPVVGFIAGQTAPPGRRMGHAGAIIGGADDTAAAKMKIMRECGIHVVESPADIGETVLKVLKK
- the meaB gene encoding methylmalonyl Co-A mutase-associated GTPase MeaB is translated as MKARLDLQEYVNGILQGDRVVLAKAITLVESELPSDRALADRLLEEVLSKTGNSIRVGITGVPGVGKSTFIEAFGKYVTGTLKKKIAVLTVDPSSPLTKGSILGDKTRMEDLAKNPLAFIRPSSSGEALGGITHRTREAIHLCEAAGFEVMLVETVGVGQSETTVKKSVDFFLLLMLAGAGDELQGIKKGIMEMADTIAITKADGDNKRKAAEAQAEYQHALHLLQRNETEWIPRVVTCSAIAGEGIDALWNILLEFKHTLTKNGHFDSMRRQQQVEWMRECFDQLLKMRIQKSPQYLEQLKKNELKVLNKEITPQLAAQNLLEELIKGLR